From a region of the Babylonia areolata isolate BAREFJ2019XMU chromosome 25, ASM4173473v1, whole genome shotgun sequence genome:
- the LOC143299355 gene encoding transmembrane protein 115-like yields MAGPIPNSRMHFFKEQISAALGKSSVVVKTVAFAMIIGYLLSFIASAVPFMTVIPGYVLPPNARVYSFFMFCFVELHFWHVIVDIAVVVLCGKLLEPMWGAPDMLLFFVVVNLGVGLMTALSYFAAYLVTLNEDHLFDVQIYGLAGYIAGFCVAVKQVMPDHCVMTMPFGKLRNSHIPLSLLSVTIVLRLMGALPGPYPIMFGWGIVVSWVYLRFYQKHTNGNRGDMGENFTFSSFFPSQLQPVVGVVSNTVFSFLVRVKVCKKPQRRYDVSSPTTITVTLPGVEPHDAERRKQLALKALNDRLNKADSNLAWPSMEDETPAAPTPSPPSTHTPTPASSPSPPTPAPPIMPAKLPLPEFKDTSNKGGSEG; encoded by the exons ATGGCGGGTCCCATACCCAACAGCAGAATGCATTTTTTTAAGGAGCAAATATCTGCAGCTTTGGGCAAAAGCAGCGTCGTTGTGAAAACGGTTGCATTTGCAATGATTATAGGGTACCTTTTGTCATTTATTGCCTCGGCTGTCCCGTTTATGACGGTGATACCCGGCTATGTTCTGCCTCCCAACGCCCGTGTTTACAGTTTCTTCATGTTCTGCTTCGTGGAGCTGCATTTCTGGCATGTGATTGTGGACATTGCtgtcgtggtgttgtgtggcaaaCTGCTGGAACCCATGTGGGGGGCCCCGGACATGCTGCTGTTCTTCGTGGTCGTTAACCTCGGCGTGGGCTTGATGACGGCGCTGTCTTACTTCGCCGCTTACTTGGTTACGCTGAACGAAGACCACTTGTTCGACGTTCAAATTTACGGACTGGCAGGTTACATCGCCGGGTTTTGCGTGGCGGTCAAGCAGGTGATGCCGGACCACTGTGTCATGACCATGCCATTTGGCAAGCTGCGTAACTCCCACATTCCGTTGTCGCTGCTGTCAGTCACGATAGTTCTGCGACTGATGGGAGCGTTGCCAGGGCCCTACCCCATCATGTTTGGCTGGGGCATTGTCGTCAGTTGGGTATATCTACGCTTCTACCAGAAGCACACCAATGGCAACCGTGGCGACATGGGAGAAAACTTCACGTTTTCCAG CTTCTTCCCCAGCCAGTTGCAgcctgtggtgggggtggtgtccaACACGGTGTTCAGTTTCCTGGTGAGGGTCAAGGTGTGCAAGAAGCCCCAGCGTCGCTACGATGTCAGCtcgcccaccaccatcaccgtcaccctgCCCGGTGTGGAGCCCCACGATGCTGAGAGGAgaaa GCAGCTGGCCCTCAAGGCGCTGAACGACCGCCTGAACAAAGCGGACTCCAACCTGGCCTGGCCCTCCATGGAGGATGAAACCcctgccgcccccaccccctccccgccttccacccacacccccacccccgcctcttccccttctcctcccaccccagcccctcccatCATGCCAGCCAAGCTCCCACTGCCAGAGTTCAAAGACACCAGCAACAAGGGTGGCAGTGAGGGGTAA